Genomic segment of Thermococcus sp.:
TGCACGCCCGCTATGGCAAACTCTTTCCCGATGCCGTGGAGACAATTAAGGCGCTCAAGAAAATGGGCCTCCACGTCGGAATCATAACGGACTCGGACAACGACTACATCAGGGCCCATCTGGAGGCCCTTGGGATTTACGAGCTCTTCGACAGCATAACGACGAGCGAAGAGGCCGGCTACTTCAAGCCCCATCCGAGGCCCTTCCTTCTGGCACTCGAAAAGGCGGGGATAAAGCCGGAGGAGGCCCTTTATGTGGGCGATAATCCTGCCAAGGACTGCGTTGGAGCCAAAAACGTTGGAATGCTCAGCGTCCTTCTCGACCCGAAGGGTGAAAAGAGGGAGCTATGGGCCAACTGCGACTTCGTCGTTTCAAAGCTGAGTGACGTTGTTGAGATAGTCAAGGGTCTGATGGAGTAGGGGGTCGGAAACGGCAGGGCTCTTCATCGGTAGACCTCGCCTAGCGAAATTCTCGTCATCCCCCTCTTTTTCACTTCAGCCTCTGGTATGCAACGTAGAACCTCTGAACGACCGTTATCCACGCGAGGATTCCGACTATGTAAACGCCGTACTCAACGTATCTGGCCCCAAGGAATGAGAAGACCATCAGGATTATCAGCCTCTCGGCCCTCTCTGCTATGCCAACTGCCAGCTTTCCAGAGCCAGCCAACTCTGCCCTGCAACGCTCGTAGCTCACCAAATAGCTCCCCATGAAGGTCAAAAAAGCAACTCTCCAGTCCACAAGGGAACCGAGGGCGATTCCAAACAGTATTGCTCCGTCGCTTATCCTGTCAAAGGTAGAATCCAAGAAGGCACCAAAACGGCTGGTCTTTCCAGTTAATCTCGCCAGCGTTCCGTCGAGGGCATCAACAAGGGAACCGATTAGAAGGACTAAACCGGCTAACCTCGGCTCGCGGAGGTAGTAGAGGTATGCCGAGAAAAGGCTGAGCACAAGCCCTATTACCGTAACTGCGTTCGGTGTGAGGCCTGCTCTAGCGAGGGGCTTAACTATCGCCTCAAGATAACCCCTGACACTCTCGCGGTACCTGTTGAGAACCATTTACCTCCCCTCGTCGAGCTGGATTACCTTCTTTCCCCTTTCCTGTGGGATTATCCTGAGCTTTGCCCCTTTGAACTCCTTCCTCAGGCCTTCGCCGTCAAGGAGCCTGTCGAGGAAGACCGCCAACGCGGCAACCTCGCTGTGGGGCTGGTTTCCTATCGCAACGTTGTAGTGGGCGAGCTCGTAAACCTCTCTAGGCACTTTTTCGGCGCCGACAACAACCAGAATGTTCTTTCCGGCCTTGAGCTCTTCCTTCAGCTTGGGCATCGCGTCGTCAACGTGAATTCCGTACATCGTCAGGTGAACGATTATCCCCTTCTCGCGCCACTCCTTTAGGATCTTCTTCCAGCTGGGGTTGAACTCTATCTCAAAAGGCCCTCCCCAGCGTTTTACAACGTCTTCAACGCTCTCCTTAACGTGCTCGTCCTCCTCGGCGGCGATTATTATCTTCTCGGCCCCAAAGGCCCTCGCAGTCAAAGCGACATGGGTGGTAATTCGTTTGTCCCTCTCCGGCCTGTGGCCGAGTCTAAGCACCGCTATCATCACACCTCACCCGTGAAAACCCTCCAGTAGTATGTGAAGTCATCGCGCCACTGCACGTCCCTGTAGAACTCGTACATGACTTTTATGTTTTTCTGGATTCTATCGACGCTCCACTCAGAAAGAACTTTGTTAAGCTCGGCATCGTTGGGTGCCGATGCAAAGAGGAAGAGCGCGTAGAGTTTTTCCTGCTCGTTCAGACCGTTGAGGATAAGGTCGAGTTTTGACCGAAGAGATGGCTGAACCCTCCTCATAATAGTGGTGAGGAGCCTGTCCTCAAGGTCGCTCGTGAACTGGCTGGTAACGTCAACGTGGCTGTGAAGCTGGGGTCCGTATTTAAGGGCCACGAGACTGTAACCCCTGTTTGTTACGAGCTGGTAGACCCTCGGGAAGTAAGGACTTGCCAGGTACTCGTCTAAGGTTCCTATGAAGCCATGCCTAAAATCAATGACATACCAGCCGTCTTCAGTATAAAATTCCGTAATTGGGCGAATTGTGCAGTCCTTACCATCGTAAAGGCTTACGATCCTTGCTGGAATATCTATTGACCTGAGCATTGCTGTCGTGAGTATCTGTGCCTCTTTTGGACTTATTGACTCCATTCTCAGGAGTTCCTTCGGGGTTAGGGTTGTTGTGTTGCCTGTGAAGTTATACACTGCCCTAATCCACTTGTATATCTCAAGTGCCGCCTGATACTCGGAGCTTGCGTTTCCTATTATCGTCAGTGTGGCCGGTTTGAAGGCGGTGGTGTTGAAGGCAGAGCTCGAGTTGTATTTCTCCTCCCAGTATCTGTCAACTACATGAGTGTAGGTTAGCCAGACGTAGTTTTCGCCGTAGGCCCTCTTCAGGTCTTCAGTATTTGCGTTCCACGGTTGCCATATAACGGTAATTCTAAAGCTCTTGGCAATGCTCTTTTCTGCAGTCCCGATGCGATACTTGAGGAGAATTGATACAAACCCATCGCGATATGCATAGGGCGCTCTAAAGGTGTACCTTAAGGTAACGTTCTGATTGGCAGGGATAATCTTCGGGGGAGTGGCGACTCCGGTAATGTTCATTCCCGGCAGGGGAATAAAGCTTATGTTCAGAACTTCGATGTCTTCACTATATTCGTTTGTTATTCTCACGGTTACGGGTATCTCTTTTCCACCAAAGACCCTCTTGGGTGCTGTTACATTTAGAAACAGCTTTATGGGGACGTTTTCTTCGTTTGAGACAGTTATCCTGAAGTGACCGTAAAAGCCAGTCCACGTTCTCTTGAGTTCATCTCTGAGCTCCAGTGAGACCTGAAATGTGTATATCCCAGGCTTTGAGGGAGCCCTGATTATCCAGACGAGCTGAGTCGATTGACCAACCTTCAGAATAGACGGAAACCTCGGTTCTTGGACTATTTGAAAGTTAGGATTGCTGATAATTAGGGTCGCTCCCACCAGTCCGACCTTTCCAGTGTTGTTGACGGTTACTATTATGTGGAACGTTCCCCCGGGTGGTACAACCGTTTTGTCTATCGAAAATGTAACCTTTGCCGGTGGCTTTACGAGGCAACCCGATGCGAAGACCATAAACGCCAGTGCCAGAAGGACGGCGGTTTTTCTCACCTTCATCTCCAAACCCTTTAAAGTATACCTGGTTAATTAAACTTTGGGTGGTGGCGATGATAACGCTCACGACGGACTTCGGACTTAAGGGTCCTTACGTTGGGGAGATGAAGGTCGCGATGCTCAGGGTGAACCCGGAGGCGAAGCTCGTTGATGTGACCCACGCCGTAACGAGGCACTCAATAATTGAGGGCTCATTCGTCATGGAACAGGTGGTCAAGTACTCCCCTCCCGGAACCGTTCACGTTGGAGTTATAGACCCGGGCGTTGGAACCGAGAGGAGGGCGGTAGTCATAGAGGGCGACCAGTGGCTCGTCGTCCCGGACAACGGGTTGGCCACTCTTCCGATGAAGCACATAAATCCCAGAAGGGCTTGGGAGATAGACCTCAAAAGGATTAAACGCTTCACAGGGTGGAGGATAAGCTCGACCTTCCATGGCAGGGACGTCTTTGGACCCGCTGGGGCGCTAATCGAGAAGGGAGTTTCCCCGGAGGAGTTCGCCGAGGAGATTCCTCTCACTTCCCTCGTTAAACTCGATTTGGAGCCGAGAAGGGAAGGTGACCTCTGGCTACTCGGGGTAATCTACGTTGACGACTTCGGGAACGTTATCCTGAACCTTGAAAACTACGAAAGGCCGAAAGCCGTTGAGCTTCCGGATTTGGGCCTCAGAATTCCATATCTCGATACCTACGGTCAGGTTAAACCCGGAGAGCTTTTGGCCTTGCCCGGAAGCCACGACTACCTTGAGATAGCGGTGAACCAGGGTTCTGCATCTGAGAGGCTCGGGCTGAAGGTCGGGGACGAGGTCAGGGTTAGGCTTGTTCAAAAATCTGAAGGGGGTGAAACCGATGGTTAAGCGCGCCCTATTCGTCGGTCGTTTCCAGCCGGTTCACAACGGCCACATCAAGGCCCTTGAGTTTGTCTTTTCCCAGGCTGAGGAAGTTATCATCGGCATCGGAAGTGCTCAGGCGAGCCATACCCTGAAAAATCCCTTCACGACAAGCGAAAGAATGGAGATGCTGATAAGGGCTCTGGACGAGGCAGGTGTAAAGAAGCGCTACTACCTGATTCCCCTCCCGGACATTAACTTCAACGCCATCTGGGCGACCTACGTGGTCAGCATGGTTCCACGGTTTGACGTGGTCTTCACCGGTAACTCTCTGGTTGCCCAGCTCTTCCGCGAGAAGGGCTACGATGTGATAGTTCAGCCCATGTTCAGGAAGGACATTCTTTCGGCAACAGAAATAAGGCGGCGCATGATTGAAGGTGAACCCTGGGAGGAGCTTGTGCCAAAGAGCGTCGCTGAGTTCATAAGGGAAATCCACGGCGTGGAAAGAATTCAGATGCTCGCGACGAACCTTGAGAAGAACGAGAAGGAGCTTCAGGCCCCAATAAGGATTCCGGGATTCTGATTTCTTTTCTGCTCTTATTGTCTTTTAGCTTTTTAACGCTTGGTTGCCAACTCAGATGTTTGGAAAGTTTTAAATCCTGACGAGTTCAGGTTTTCCACGCCACTTGTTCGGAAGGAGGTGGTTCTATTTCCTTTTCCCTTCGCTCTTTCAAATCATTGAGTCCCGTCTCATGGAGAATGATTTTAGTTAGTGTTATCATCTTCTACAGCAGGAACGTCATAACGCCGGTTCTTACCGTTTATTTCAAGGACTTTCTCGGCCTGAACTATTCGCAGGTTGGTTATCTTTACTCGCTCTATCTTCTCATCATGTTCACTACCGACGTCTTCACAGGTGGAATCGCGGACAAGTATGGAAGGAGGAAAATCCTCACCCTCGGCCTGCTTCTTTACGGCCTCAGCATGGCCCTAATTGGTGCTTCCCACGGATTCCTCGCATGTGCCGTGGCCTACGGTCTTGCCGCCCTTGGGTCTTCCCTCCTGTCGGGCACGCTTCAGGCTTGGTACTTCACGGAGATTAAAGCTCAGAACTTAGGGAGAGAGGAGGCTAGAAAGGCCTACGGATTGCTTAGATCAATAAACAGTGCGAACTCGCTCCTGATTGGTCTCATTACTGCCATAATAGTTGCTTTCGGTGGAATGAGGAGTGTTTTCTACGTTGCGGCCATCTTAAATTTCTTTGGGGCATTTCTTGCAATTCTCCTCCTCAACGAGAACTGGGGAACTAGAGAAAAGGGCGTCTTGGCGATAGTCAGGGAGGG
This window contains:
- a CDS encoding S-adenosyl-l-methionine hydroxide adenosyltransferase family protein: MITLTTDFGLKGPYVGEMKVAMLRVNPEAKLVDVTHAVTRHSIIEGSFVMEQVVKYSPPGTVHVGVIDPGVGTERRAVVIEGDQWLVVPDNGLATLPMKHINPRRAWEIDLKRIKRFTGWRISSTFHGRDVFGPAGALIEKGVSPEEFAEEIPLTSLVKLDLEPRREGDLWLLGVIYVDDFGNVILNLENYERPKAVELPDLGLRIPYLDTYGQVKPGELLALPGSHDYLEIAVNQGSASERLGLKVGDEVRVRLVQKSEGGETDG
- a CDS encoding TIGR02253 family HAD-type hydrolase; protein product: MKAVFFDFVGTLITKEGENVTHLNLIREILRRAGAELNAEEVWNAYEEESSRLFSELAGKEAKKIREVDTEALRRVAERYGFTVPDDFWEISLEMHARYGKLFPDAVETIKALKKMGLHVGIITDSDNDYIRAHLEALGIYELFDSITTSEEAGYFKPHPRPFLLALEKAGIKPEEALYVGDNPAKDCVGAKNVGMLSVLLDPKGEKRELWANCDFVVSKLSDVVEIVKGLME
- a CDS encoding tRNA (cytidine(56)-2'-O)-methyltransferase, which gives rise to MIAVLRLGHRPERDKRITTHVALTARAFGAEKIIIAAEEDEHVKESVEDVVKRWGGPFEIEFNPSWKKILKEWREKGIIVHLTMYGIHVDDAMPKLKEELKAGKNILVVVGAEKVPREVYELAHYNVAIGNQPHSEVAALAVFLDRLLDGEGLRKEFKGAKLRIIPQERGKKVIQLDEGR
- a CDS encoding nicotinamide-nucleotide adenylyltransferase, which encodes MVKRALFVGRFQPVHNGHIKALEFVFSQAEEVIIGIGSAQASHTLKNPFTTSERMEMLIRALDEAGVKKRYYLIPLPDINFNAIWATYVVSMVPRFDVVFTGNSLVAQLFREKGYDVIVQPMFRKDILSATEIRRRMIEGEPWEELVPKSVAEFIREIHGVERIQMLATNLEKNEKELQAPIRIPGF
- a CDS encoding transglutaminase-like domain-containing protein, which produces MKVRKTAVLLALAFMVFASGCLVKPPAKVTFSIDKTVVPPGGTFHIIVTVNNTGKVGLVGATLIISNPNFQIVQEPRFPSILKVGQSTQLVWIIRAPSKPGIYTFQVSLELRDELKRTWTGFYGHFRITVSNEENVPIKLFLNVTAPKRVFGGKEIPVTVRITNEYSEDIEVLNISFIPLPGMNITGVATPPKIIPANQNVTLRYTFRAPYAYRDGFVSILLKYRIGTAEKSIAKSFRITVIWQPWNANTEDLKRAYGENYVWLTYTHVVDRYWEEKYNSSSAFNTTAFKPATLTIIGNASSEYQAALEIYKWIRAVYNFTGNTTTLTPKELLRMESISPKEAQILTTAMLRSIDIPARIVSLYDGKDCTIRPITEFYTEDGWYVIDFRHGFIGTLDEYLASPYFPRVYQLVTNRGYSLVALKYGPQLHSHVDVTSQFTSDLEDRLLTTIMRRVQPSLRSKLDLILNGLNEQEKLYALFLFASAPNDAELNKVLSEWSVDRIQKNIKVMYEFYRDVQWRDDFTYYWRVFTGEV
- the pgsA gene encoding archaetidylinositol phosphate synthase, with protein sequence MVLNRYRESVRGYLEAIVKPLARAGLTPNAVTVIGLVLSLFSAYLYYLREPRLAGLVLLIGSLVDALDGTLARLTGKTSRFGAFLDSTFDRISDGAILFGIALGSLVDWRVAFLTFMGSYLVSYERCRAELAGSGKLAVGIAERAERLIILMVFSFLGARYVEYGVYIVGILAWITVVQRFYVAYQRLK